GGGATGATTATGCAGAGACATAGCACTCATGGCatatgcagtggttcccaaccctgggcctccaggtgttttggatttcagctcccatagttcctaacagctggtaagatggctaggatttctgggagttgaagtccaaaatacttggaggcccaaaggctgggaaccactggcatATAACATGACATGTTATACCAAATCTCCTTTCTTCGTGTTCTTCTTTGACATATCAAGAATCTTGGTGCACTTCTGCACCTGGGACCACAAGATGCTCTTGGGCTGAGAGGCCACTACAAAACTTAGAATAAATAATTTGGATTACAATTTCATCCCCTCTAACTATCCCAATTTTGCAGAGACAATCCAAATTGATCCTCCATCCTTCCATTTCTTCAGTTGCTTtttaaatgttccagtttctctcagGGCTTTTCCAgagaggccctatatcccaggatccaatcccaggttttctgcttaaagctagattatatgagtccacactgcctgataatctgtggccccttccacacagctgaataaaatcccacattttctgctttgaatatgGCAatgtggcctcagataacccagttcaaagcatatattgtgggatttttgccttgatattcagggggcccttccacacaaccatataacccagaatatccaggctgaaaatcccataatatctctttgaactgaggcctctttcacacagctgaataaaatcccaaattttctgctttgaactggaatatatggcagtgtggattcagaaaacccagttcaaagcagatattgtgggattttctgcctcaatgttctgggttatatggctgtgtggaacggccctggccatactgccatatattccagtacaaagcagataatgtgggattttattcagctgtgtagaagggccctgggataaacagaaaacttgagatcagatcctgggatatagggcctgtctggaagggacctCACCTCTCTCTACCTTcagcttatttcaattgctgcaaactgatttCAAAGGATAGAAAGGGATTATATCTAATTAGCTCAGCAGTAGAAAGGGGGAGAGTCCAAAGCTTGCATTTTCCTGGAGGCttggacaaaagcaaactgctacagcctctcttggtttgtgtgttcttcctcattattaaTTTTACCTATCTTGAGTGagatctgatgttgcttggccactcaTGTTCACCTGTGAAATTCTGGAAGATATGCAACCTCCAGAATCTTCAAGCCACCATAGTGAATCCCATACAGTGGAGAatgaaagtattttattttatcaacAGTTTGACCTAGCGATGCTTCTATAAATTGGGATATTTGTTTCATAATAGGTTAAGAAATGGGAAAGTCCACAACTCAGGACATCACATTCTGCATATTGAACAGTTCTTAAATTATATGTAttagacttttatttattttttacaaaaggATAGGCAACTTGCAGCCTATGAACCACTGTCAACACCAGATTCATTTCTTTGAGTCCTTATTGTCCCCCCACATTACTATGGCAAAAATCtaatttaccgtgtttccccgaaaataagacagtgtcctatattaatttttgctcccaaagatgcgctaggtcttattttcaggggatgtcttagttttccatgaagaaaaattcacatttattgttgaacaaaaaaatgaacatttattatatactgtacagtagttgtcatcacatgccagcataaccagacaaactgtgaatcctatcaagaatttcttattcctaccattatttccatgtacaacattctatgatacgtacatttaccaatcctgcatgctctggtgttttgttcggcgggcatgcttacaagcaaaaactttgctaggtcttacttttgggggaggccttatatttagcaattcagcaaaacttctactaggtcttatttttgggggatgtcttattttaggggaaacagggtagaagctGCAGCCGtgtctattttttttctccttgtaaGAACACTTGCAAGGATCTTGTAGGCCTCCGTGGCTTGTTCTCTACTGTGTCATATATTTTTAGCCTTATCCTGCCAAAGCAGTTCCATTTGCATGCATTAGATCTGTAAACTCCATCAGCATTAGCACAAGAAGTCCTAGCTTACTTGAACAGGGTCATACAGATTTGGATTAAGTATTTTGTCCCAATATCGAAAATAGTTCAAGGGAAAAGGGTGGTGGAGGGTGGGAGACGAAACCTGTTGATAAGACATTGGGGAAACATGCAAGGGACAAGGAACAGCAGATTCATGCCCTTTATATATGAAGAACAAAATAATGTTCTTGAAGAAAAACATATTTcagtgtctagaccaggcatgggaaaactttggccctccaggtattttggacttcaactcccacaattcctaacagcctcaggccctttcctttcccccctcagccgcttaagcggctgaggggggaaaggaaggggcctgaggctgttaggaattgtgggagttgatgtccaaaacacctggagggccaaagtttgcccatgcctagtctagaTATTCTGAGATTGACTTAACTGCTAGTCAAACAATGCTTGAACACATTCTATTCAGTTGCTACAGAAGAGTCTGTAAAGGAAGAATCTGTGCTATGGACTCATGGGTGTTATGGTTTGTTGAGGCACTCACAGAGAacactaaagaccttgtacaactacagttcccaagattcgatagcattgagccatggcagtgaaaatggtgCCAGACTGCATGGATTCTACAGTATATATGCAACATGTGccagatagcctggacctgagtcaTATAGGGCTTCGTAGGACATCTGTTTCTAGGCACACTTGCAAAGACGTAATGATGGATGACATTGTATGAGAGTTTCAATGCTCCAGTTCTAGAAGAATAGCAGTCACTTTCAAATATTGCAGCAACACTAGCCAAGGGGCATTCACAGGATCAAACCAGGATGTTTTAGACTGGTTGGGGGAGACCTTGCCGAAAAATGCATTGGTCCTTGTAATGCATAGGATAGGATTGCCGGATCTCAGTGCCTGCTTGGTCCTGAGTCTCAGCCTGGATCCCTTTCTTTGATCATCTGAGCAAGGGGAAGGAATCTCAGGGCAAGaacactgtattgaaaacattgacgactgaCAACAATGCCTACTAACAAatcgactacaaataaagatagaattggagccccggtggcgaagtgtgttaaagcagaccgaaaagtcccaggttcaaatcccgggagcggagtgagcgcccgctgttagctccaacttctgccaacctagcagttcaaaaacatgcaaatgtgagtagatcaatagataccgctccagcgggaaggtaacagtgctccatgcagtcatgctggccacatgacctggagatgtctatggacaacactggctctttggcttagagatggagatgagcaccaacccccctggacttaatgtcaggggaaacctttatctttttaaagatagaattacataaaatgaacttgcagtaacaacgttgtcggaagttaaatccataaaaagttcagtccttgcaaCCTAGAGatacagctgtggatccgggcaggaggcagactgcattggataatccagaacattggataagcgaaggttggataagcaagactttactgtatatagatttccTCAAAGTGAACCAAATTGTAGGGACCAAACTGAAGTGAAGAGAACCAAATTGTAGGAAGACACTGGGAGATTCAAAAATGCTCTTGGGAGACAACATAAAGGGCACTGGCTGTCTTTCCCCACCCCTGCTTTTTGTCTGTCACTATGAATCTTCCTATCAGAAAGTGTGGCGTACTATCTAGAATGGGGTGGGCAAAATGTGGTCCTCTACTACCTCGTCACATTAAGGCTTTAAAGCGGACACAGTCCCCTTCTTCTTGagtgaacagaattctgggaaatgtagtttagggtgggaccttttgaattcactgccacaggggtccttgccttcccaaactacatttcccagaattctgtttgcTCAGGAAGAATGGGGCTGTCCGCATTAAAGCCTTAATGTGATCAGACACTTAATGTTGTTGGACGGCACTCCAAGCATTCCTCAGCATTGATGATGTTGGCCAGAGATGATGGTAGCTCAATCCAACCACAGCTGAAATAGCTTCCCCTCCTTTGCTCAAGATTCAGGGCTGGGTGAAATCACTTTTAACCCATCCCTGAATCTTGAGCAAATAAAGGGAAGCTATTCCATTTCAAGAGCTGAATTCATTTTGAGAGAGGTTGCATTTGATGCtggagaaacaaaagcaaagtctAAGAACCAAAAATCTCAGCATATTTCAAGTGCAAAGCACTTACTTTTGCCTTAGAAGAATGGAGGGAAAATGAACAAGTGTTGAGAGTTGATTTGTCTGTTTCCCACCATTTTCCCAATatgggatacaaggcagcaaaTCATCAAATGATGGGGTCACACCACCCAGCCTTCTAGGCTCCCTCTGTGGGGCAGAATCCAGCTCCAGGGTCTCAGATTCCCCACTCTTGGTGCAGAACATTGAATTGTCCATTCAGTCTCCAAGATCAAAAGTTCTTGGCCCATCACAGATTTTCAATGTAACCCTACAACGTAAAGGCCGTAGGACAGAGGTGTGTCTGGGCCATCTTGTCTTTGTCTCAGGTGGGTCAGATCTGACTTAAAGGTTGTTTTCTCTGAACTTTTAATGCATCACTGAATCTATGAGAAATCGTAGAGGCCCAAAGGATGGGTGTACTTCTTTGCTCATTACAgttagtccccgagttacaaatatctgactaaCGAAGAACTCACaggtaagaacaggggtgagacaagaggaagggaaattctctcctgaaagagttatcatggggaaaagatgtctccattgaagttttatcaccaatccttgttttcagaaCAAGCCAAAATTGtccaaatccaattatcacagggacagaaaatgaggtgaaatcttctgaacaggggcacagacggcaaaacaaacaccacagaggtattAACCTTTCGCTATGCTGTATGGGGTtgcggtggcatagtgggttaagctgctaagctgcagaacttgctgaccagaatgtCAGCGGTTGTAATCCACAGGAAGggggagctcccattgttagctactgcttctgttaacctagcagttcaaaaacatgcaaatgtgagtagatcaataggtaccgcttcggcagaaagttaacagcactccatgcagttatgccggccacatgacctaggaggcgtctacggacaacactggctctttggcttagaaatggagatgagcaccaacccccagagtcagacttgactagatttaaagtcaaggggaaacctttatctttacctttatgatATCCAGAGCTAAACAATATATATCTGGAGacacacttcaaaaatgtacctgttcaaacttacatacacattcaacttatgaacaaacctacagaaccaattttgttcgtaactcagggactgcctgtattggttCAAAGCTTTTCTAATATTGTTATTGCTGTGTGGCTTCAAGTCCTTTCTTACTTATAGAAACCCTAAAATGagtttttcttagcaagattgacTCAGAAAGAtttacttttctctccctctgaggctgagggagagTGTCTTtcttaaggtcacccagtgggtttccatggccaggtggagattcaaatcctggtctcccagtATCCTAGTCCATCATCCAAACCACTAGATCATGTTAGTTTACCTTTCTTAAATGTTCTTTCTTACACAATGTGGGAGGGATACAAatcaaatgaagacatttttgAATACAATTAAAGATGAGAAGCAGTCAACCCAATCAAAGAGAATTCACCAAAAGCCACCAATGACCAaaagtcctttttaaaaagtaaagggtTCACACTGCAGGCTCATAAGGCTGTAAGAAGAGCGCTGAGTGGAACAGACCAAAGGTCTCTTTAGTCCAACATCCTATTTCCTACTGTGATCCACAGCCTCTGAGAAGCCCACCACCAGCAGAACATGAGTTCAATAGTACTCCAAACCCCACTTCTCATTGAGCCTAAATGGTGTAACAACACTGTTAAACTGCATTGGAGCTCGTTGTAACACAgtagtcctcaacctgtgggtccccagatgctttggccttcaactcccagaaatcctgataaactggctgggatttctgggagtcgtaggccaaaacacctggggacccacaattgagaaccactgttataatgCATGGGATCGGGTTTCCAGGTCTTAGGGCCTGGTCCTGGGTCTCAGCCTGAGCAAggaggaggaatctcagggcaagaACACTGCCTTGAACTGTGTAAGTTTATGTGAATATAAATTTCCTCGTTTGTTAGATTTTGGTTTTTAGTTAGTATAAAACGGTATCTGTGCAGCTGTCTGGATATTTAAGGTATCACATTCCTCTTGAAACAGCATCCTTGTGACATCACCATGATCTGCTACCTATCAAATCAAGAGGTCATCACTAAGTCTTAGGGTTTGGTCTTGACATTTTAGGGCCAATGATAATGCTGACTTGGCAAACCTAGAATGGGGTGTAATTTGAGAAGCAAAACAGCTTGGCACTTTTCAACAGCTCCTCGTTGTGGCCAaacctactttttttttttttttgctggataATGATGAGCCTTGGCCTGCATGAATTGAGCCTACATCTAGCCTTAAAAATGCCACCAAGGGTATTGAGAAAACAATAACAAGAGTATCACAAAAGAACTGTTGCAGAAGAATGAACCCAGATCTTGGCAATTCATTCACAATAAGCACTTCAGATTACTACAACATACAACATTGCAATACATAACTCCAAAATGTCTGGACACAATTAATCATTTTTTTGCATCGGTTCAATGTACTGAAAACCTGTTTTAACTGCAACCCAAAAACTTCAGCCTGGTTTTGTTTAATGACCttggagaagccattgaaataatTCATCCCTGTGTGCCATTGGTTCCTGAAATGCAGATAAAGCTTACCTTCCTCATGGGGGGTATGGGTTGGAGAGAGTCAGAGAGGCTTAATTCATTAGTGATGATCAAGCACATTGGATCTCAGGCATGGAAAAACCGTAGCAAAGGACAACTTCTTAACTTCTTAAGTTCAGCCTGGAAATAGCAACAAGGTTGAcaaaatgttgtgtgtgtgtgcgatTGAGCAGAAGCCGGTCAGATATGCTTCAAAGAATAAATTCTCACATTTGCTAAACATGCATGGTGACCCTACCATAAGGCACAGGGAGGCAACCACACTGAATGACTGGAAAAGGAGGTCTGTTCTCTGATTATTTCTATGTCCGGGTAGCATGTATTCCACGTAGCATGCATTCAACCTCTGAGCTAGTCCGCTGCCCTTAAAGGTAGAGGATGTGGCCCTACCACCACTAtactctccaactgtcctgatttggcagagacagAGCCAATTAATCCCATCATCTTATTTTAAaacgtcccagtttctctctcctcctcccacttttcctTTTCATCTTCATCTTACTTTacctgcaaactgagttcaaagtataTAAACAATTTGTCATTGAAGGGTTTCaaagccggaatcactgggttgctgtgagttttcctggcaatatggccatgttccaacaaattcaacaacctttgaggatgcctaccatagatatggcgaaacgtcaggagagaatgcttctggaatatggccatatagcccggaaacctcacagcaacctataAAAATAATTCACATTCAACTTAGCAGGAGAAAGAAGtgctcaggaaaaagcaaacagCTATCTTGTGTGTTCCTCCTCATTAATAACTATTGCCATCTTGACCAGTTCTAATGTTGCTTCACCACACATGTTCTGATTctaatctgtgaaatattggggaGATATACATTTGTCCCATTATTCCATGGTCAGTTCACTTCAGTAGATGAAATAAAGAGAAGATACTCCAGGTATCAAAATGTCTTAGGTCTAGTGAAGGTTCTGATAATACTTAAGTGAGACTATTCATTTctctgtagggcagtggttctcaagctgtgggtcctcaaatgttttggccctcaactcccagaaatcccaacagctggtaaactagctgggatttctgggagttgtaggccaaaacacctggggacccacagattgagaaccactgctgtagggttACAGATTCCACAGTTCCATAAGTGGAAGGAATAACTATTCAGCTAGCTTTTACCAGTACCTGGGATATGTCAATCGGCAAAAAAGTTGGAAAAATTACTTCATTGGCTACATTTCATTGTAGCTGGCTGATTCAttctcagagttgtagtccaaaaagagtCATTTTTCCAAGCACAATAGACAAGCTTATATAGAAGCCTTCCCAAACCTCCGTAGATGTGCTAAACAACTGTTTCCATGGTGAGGCTTTAGTGCAACACATCTGAAGGGCAACAGGAAGAATGAGGAAGGCTGTTGCATGAGTTGGAAGAAACAAGAAACAGgcaggcaaaacaaacaaaatagcgATATCAGAAACAGAAGCCTTTATCCGGCTTTTCACAAATTCAAATTATCAAGAAATAAATGAGAGCTTTTGCAACCATTTAGGGAATAGCTAATCAAAGCAATGGCATATGGTGGTAACAGGAATTTGAATAAGCAGCTTAACCACAGAACTAATTGATTAAACTTGGATTTTACTGCTACCTtgagggtgagagagagagagagatgtgaaaTCATCATTGCTGAGATTGCACAATGAAGCAAGGAAtgtggcctccaaaaaacaaaaaacaacatgtTAAACTGAGCTGAATCGAGACTTTCTGTTAAGAGTCTGTATCAGATATTTTTGATTACatgtaagtcagtggttctcaacctgtgggtccccaggtgttttggcctacaactcccagatatcccagccagtttaccagctgttaggatttctgggagttggaggcaaaacatctggggacccacaggttgagaaccactagtgtaaGTGATCTATAGGAACTGTTTATCAACTAAAAatgagctcccagtggtgcaatggtttaaacccttgtgccagcaggactgctgacctaaacgTTGGCGGTTCAAACCcgtggagagcaggtgagctccctctgtcagctccagctccccatacggggacatgagagaagcctcccacaaagatggtaaaacatcaaaacatccaggtgtcccctgggcaacgtgcttgcagatggcccattctctcacatcagaagcgacttgcagtttctcaagtcactcctgacatgagaaaaagcaACTTAAATAGGCTGTTCTGTTTTGTCATTTCCAGCTATGGCATTGAATTATTTCACATTGTTTACACTTTTTGCGCCAAGCTAATGCACaactgttttgggttttttttacccgAATGAACACCTTtataggaatctctatgtcctccagtgcaactctatgaccAGATCATAAGATTTGTACTAGTTGTTTTGCACCGTCTTTCCTACTACTGTAACTATTACTCttttcctcctccacctcctcctgacTCGTCTCCTCATTTCCTTCTCATTCAGACTCATCTCACCTCCTTCCTTTTAATTCCAActatcctcttcctcttcttcccttctgcttttttctctacctttcacactacacaaatatagcatatcccgcagacgggggggggggggggattttttttCAGGTGACTAATGTGGGTTTATGGTTTGGATTGCAGGGCAAGATGGCCCAGGATATGACCGAGAAGGAGCTCCTAAAGATGGAAATAGATCAACTGAAAAAGGAAGTGAAGAACGAAAGACAAATGGTACTTCACATTTCTTCACTCTACTCTGGTACAAAATATCATTGTCTGGTAAAAGCCAACCGGTCGTTGCCAGTGTTTCAGACTTTTGGAGTTATAAAATCATATTTTCAGCTGGAACTGGACAAGTTTTGAAAAACAAAGGGGACAATCACAGACTAGGGCAAGACTGATTTCTGTTTATCTCTAGGGAGATAACTCTTATCAGAAGATCTTTCCATTGGTTTGTCTATTGTTATTGCTATTTGCCGTCAACATACCAGCCAGGTCTTACAAATTCAGAGATATGACTTCCTtgaatgaggccccttctacactgccatataaaatccacctgctttgaaccagattatatggcagtgtagacttgaataatccagttcaaagcagataatgtggattatctgatttgataatctgcattatatgacagtgtagatgggggctgaGTCGATTCATCTATAAAGTAGGAGctcccggtggagtagtggatcaaagccttgtgacttgaaggttgggctgctgatctgcaagctgccaggttcaaatcccacccggggagagcgcggatgagctccctctatcagccccagctccatgcagggacacaagagaagccttccacaaggatggtaaaaacatcaaaacatccgtgcgtcccctgggcaatgtccttgcagacgaccaattctctcactccagaagcaacttgcttcagtcactcctgacacgaaaaaaaaatctataaagtaGTCTTCTTATATAAAATTAGTGCCTCCCATTTGATTGAGtattgtcttttccagtgagtcactgTGTCCCATGATGTGCCCAATGTATAATAGCCTCAgtgtagtcattttggcttctgttTGGGAATTTGGGAATGATTTCCTCTAATACCAATTAATTCCCCTTTTTGGTGATATATGGTATCTATAGAACTCTCCCAGAACATTGTATTTCAAATGAACAAGTACTCTTCCTGTTGGGTTTCTTCACTATCCAGCTGCATTGTGTCTCCTATTAAACCACTAGGTTTAGTTCTTGGTCAGGCATCAAAGAATCACAGGCCAGGTGCTTTCAAcgctttccttttcttctctcacAGGTCTCCAAGACAGCTAAAGAACTCAAGGATTATATAGAATCCATGGCTCCCGAAGACCCTTTCTTAAAAGGCATACCGGAGGATAAGAATCCATTCAAGGAGAAGGGAGGTTGTATAATAAGCTGACCAAGGCCCCACCCAGAGAAGATCTTTGTTGCTCTCCGTATACAATTCCAAGACACCGTGGATTTTACTTACCTGTCTAGTATAACTGAGTCTAAATGGATCTTCTGCAGGGGCaaaacaatgaataaataaatttggacttCTATGCTGGGAATTGGAAAAGAGGTCTCCAGCAAGATAAAACAACAAAGAGGATAACCTTGATCTTAGGATCttagctgtgttagtctggatcagtacgcgaagggatcttgtagcacctctgaggccctatctacactgccatataatccacattatcagagcaagtaatccatattatctgctttgaactggattatatgagtctacactgccatacaatccagttcaaatcagataatctggatcttataTAGCAGTGTTGAAAGGGCTTGAGAAAAGGCTGGTGGCATGAGCCTTCATAGACTTAAGTCTACTTCACCAGTTGCCTTTAAGTCTGTGAAAGCTTATGCgaccaacttctttctcccagttaatctcaaagatgctacaagCTCTCCCCATTTTAGGAGTTCAAGCTCCACTTCTCTCTTGTAAATACACCTCAGTCTGTTTCCCTAAGAAGCCGACTTTTAATGGATGTTTTAAAAAACCACGTAGACATTTGGGTTTCATTGGCTTAGCTTTTCTTAgtttggtttgggttttttaaGAAGACAGCAAATGGAATAGAAAGGCTTACTAACCACTGTGTAGGGTAGATATATCTTTTCAAAAGACGTAtcttttacaacaaaggcaaatatgCTCCTTTCTATCAAGGGCCACATTCTTTCACAGATAATCAGGTAGGTCTCCATActattatttctctttttaatcTCCCCCTATAAGATCTCTCCTTTAGCCCAATATTTgcatgtaacaaaatttcattttctCCCAGTTTCAGGAGGGTTGATTTGGACAAGGAAAACCATGAATTAGGAGATATATAAtcctttttctcccccacgcTTTATTCCCAACACCCCTACAGTCTCAGATTTTAGTTTTCATAACAAACACCTATACAACTATTAAGTTAAACTACTACTCCTTTCTCTTGGCCAGTTGTGTCACTAGGTTTGGCGTcacatcttattttaaaaagccacagcAGCAACGAAAACAACAGCACATGCAGACAAAATAACATGATTTGGAGTATCACTGTAATAACAGGATAATTATGACAACTCTGAGCATTAGAAGTTTCAGAGTTAGCAGAGTGTTTTAGCCTTGTTGGTATTGATACTGTACAGCACATGTAAGCTGGggttacaaaaat
This sequence is a window from Anolis carolinensis isolate JA03-04 chromosome 6, rAnoCar3.1.pri, whole genome shotgun sequence. Protein-coding genes within it:
- the gngt2 gene encoding guanine nucleotide-binding protein G(I)/G(S)/G(O) subunit gamma-T2, with amino-acid sequence MAQDMTEKELLKMEIDQLKKEVKNERQMVSKTAKELKDYIESMAPEDPFLKGIPEDKNPFKEKGGCIIS